The Candidatus Nomurabacteria bacterium genome has a segment encoding these proteins:
- a CDS encoding uL15 family ribosomal protein, with protein sequence MQIHEIKRNSKNRKSKQVGRGGTRGKTSGRGMKGQKARSGRKLRPQLRDTLKKIPKRRGRGINLNTSVTEKRIPISLTVLENNFDKGEVVTPKTLFEKGVIEKKGAKIPKVKILANGEIKKALTVEGCEISATAKEMIEKSGGKVS encoded by the coding sequence ATGCAAATACACGAAATAAAAAGAAATAGCAAAAACAGAAAGTCAAAACAAGTTGGTAGAGGTGGAACACGTGGTAAAACTTCTGGTAGAGGTATGAAAGGTCAAAAGGCTAGAAGTGGTAGAAAACTAAGACCACAACTAAGAGATACTCTAAAGAAAATACCAAAGAGAAGAGGACGAGGAATAAACCTAAACACTAGCGTTACAGAAAAGAGAATACCTATTTCTCTTACTGTTCTAGAGAATAACTTCGACAAAGGAGAAGTTGTAACACCTAAGACTCTATTTGAAAAGGGTGTAATCGAAAAGAAAGGTGCTAAAATACCAAAGGTAAAAATCCTAGCCAACGGTGAGATCAAAAAAGCTCTTACTGTAGAAGGTTGCGAAATCTCTGCGACTGCGAAAGAAATGATAGAAAAAAGCGGAGGTAAAGTATCATAA
- the secY gene encoding preprotein translocase subunit SecY produces the protein MNNFFKKAGKVFKDKKLRGKILFVVFAFFLFRLLTSIPVPGVDTFRLQSFLEGNQLFGILNIFSGGGLANLSIGMLGVGPYITGSIIMQLLTIMIPRLKELYHEEGETGRRRFAQLSRIITVPLAVVQGTSLLFILERQGILEYLTLFDKIQNIILITATSILIMWIGELISEYGIGNGVSLLIFAGIVASFPTQLGQLVFAYDPSQITTYIGFGLLSLLVIGGIVAISEAERSVPVTYARQSRSMGKTSGGVNSYIPIRINQAGVMPIIFALSILTFPQIIGNFLVNSDNQTLASLAQKMMAFNQASVWYAVIYFVLVALFTYFYTAITFDPESMSKNLQRSGAFIPGIRPGEATEEYVSSIVTRVTLVGALFLGTIAVLPIIVQQVTGITAIALGGTAILIVVNVVTDFLKKLDAQVTMREY, from the coding sequence ATGAACAATTTTTTCAAAAAAGCAGGAAAAGTTTTTAAAGATAAAAAGCTAAGAGGCAAAATACTTTTTGTTGTGTTTGCCTTTTTCCTTTTTAGACTACTTACATCTATACCTGTTCCAGGAGTTGATACATTTAGATTGCAATCCTTCCTAGAAGGAAATCAACTATTTGGAATACTAAACATCTTTTCTGGAGGTGGTTTGGCTAACCTTTCTATAGGTATGCTTGGAGTTGGTCCTTACATAACAGGTTCTATTATCATGCAGCTTTTGACAATCATGATCCCTAGACTAAAAGAGCTCTATCATGAGGAAGGAGAAACAGGAAGAAGAAGATTCGCTCAACTTTCAAGAATTATAACAGTACCTCTTGCTGTAGTTCAGGGTACATCACTTCTTTTCATCCTAGAAAGACAAGGGATACTAGAATATCTGACTCTATTCGACAAGATTCAAAACATAATACTTATAACTGCGACATCTATCCTTATAATGTGGATCGGTGAGCTTATTTCTGAATACGGTATAGGTAACGGTGTGTCACTTCTTATTTTTGCAGGTATCGTTGCATCATTTCCAACTCAACTTGGACAACTTGTATTTGCTTATGATCCATCACAGATAACAACTTACATAGGTTTCGGTCTACTTTCTCTACTTGTTATAGGTGGAATAGTTGCTATTTCAGAAGCAGAAAGATCTGTTCCTGTAACTTACGCTAGACAATCTAGATCTATGGGTAAAACAAGTGGTGGTGTGAATTCATATATACCTATAAGAATAAACCAAGCGGGTGTTATGCCTATCATCTTTGCGCTTTCTATCCTGACATTTCCCCAAATCATAGGTAACTTCCTAGTAAACTCTGACAATCAGACTCTTGCATCTTTGGCTCAAAAAATGATGGCATTTAACCAAGCTTCTGTTTGGTATGCGGTTATCTACTTTGTATTGGTTGCACTATTTACTTACTTCTATACAGCTATTACGTTTGATCCAGAATCTATGTCAAAGAACCTTCAGAGAAGCGGAGCATTTATACCGGGAATTAGACCAGGAGAAGCTACAGAAGAATATGTTTCTAGTATTGTTACTAGAGTCACTCTAGTCGGAGCATTATTCCTTGGAACTATCGCGGTCTTGCCTATAATAGTTCAGCAAGTTACGGGTATTACAGCCATAGCACTCGGAGGTACTGCCATATTGATCGTTGTGAACGTGGTAACCGATTTCCTAAAGAAACTAGACGCACAAGTGACAATGAGAGAGTACTAA
- a CDS encoding nucleoside monophosphate kinase, which produces MNGKYTIIFIGPSGCGKGTQVGLLQKYMEENDQEKRSVFYLESGKHFRDFISQSGYTAKLSKKVMNTGELQPSFLAVHVWSHLMIEQMDDNKHLIIDGTPRLLDEAKVLDGAFSFYGIEKVFVIHFNVSDDWSRERLSERGRFDDKDKEEVEKRLTWYKKEVLPIVDYFRDAKRYEVLDINGEQTIEEVHQDIIKQIF; this is translated from the coding sequence ATGAATGGCAAATATACAATAATATTTATCGGACCTTCTGGATGTGGTAAGGGTACACAGGTAGGACTCTTGCAAAAATATATGGAAGAAAATGATCAAGAGAAAAGATCTGTTTTCTACCTAGAGTCAGGTAAACATTTTAGAGATTTTATTTCTCAAAGTGGTTATACGGCTAAACTTTCTAAAAAAGTTATGAATACTGGCGAGCTTCAACCATCTTTTCTGGCTGTACACGTGTGGTCGCATCTTATGATTGAACAAATGGATGACAACAAGCATCTTATAATCGATGGAACACCTAGACTTCTAGATGAGGCCAAAGTTTTGGATGGAGCTTTTTCTTTCTATGGGATAGAAAAAGTTTTTGTTATACACTTCAACGTTTCTGATGATTGGTCTAGAGAGAGACTTAGTGAGAGAGGAAGATTCGACGACAAAGATAAAGAAGAAGTTGAAAAAAGACTAACTTGGTACAAGAAAGAAGTTCTACCTATAGTAGATTACTTCAGAGATGCAAAAAGATACGAAGTTCTAGATATAAATGGTGAGCAAACAATAGAGGAAGTTCATCAAGATATCATAAAACAAATTTTTTAA
- the map gene encoding type I methionyl aminopeptidase translates to MTISIKTKEEIELLREGGKRLGTILKKVGESVRPGIRTSELEAIAISEIEKLGDKPAFKGYTPEGASYPYPTALCVSINEEIVHGIPSEDRILEEGDIVTIDLGLNHSGMFTDHAVTLPVGKVSSEKIDLLRKTKECLDSAIMEVKPGAHIGDIGAAVEECIKGTSYKIVKDLAGHGVGYSVHEDPYVPNEGKRGTGPELTPGMVIAIEPMLSLGSPQISLLEDDYTLSTQDGSLSAHFEHTVVVTDDGVEVLTEV, encoded by the coding sequence ATGACTATAAGTATAAAAACAAAAGAAGAAATAGAATTACTTAGAGAAGGCGGAAAAAGACTTGGTACGATTTTGAAAAAAGTCGGAGAGTCAGTGAGACCCGGGATTAGAACTTCTGAACTGGAGGCTATTGCTATTTCTGAGATAGAAAAACTTGGAGACAAGCCAGCATTCAAAGGCTACACTCCGGAGGGGGCGAGTTACCCATACCCTACGGCTCTTTGTGTTTCTATAAACGAAGAGATAGTTCACGGTATACCAAGCGAAGACAGAATCTTGGAAGAGGGTGACATCGTTACTATAGATCTCGGATTGAATCACTCTGGCATGTTTACAGATCACGCCGTTACACTTCCTGTCGGAAAAGTTTCTTCAGAAAAAATAGATCTTCTCAGAAAAACAAAAGAATGTTTAGATTCTGCAATTATGGAAGTAAAACCCGGCGCTCACATAGGAGACATAGGTGCTGCGGTAGAGGAGTGTATCAAGGGAACTTCTTACAAGATAGTAAAAGATCTTGCTGGACACGGTGTTGGATATTCTGTGCACGAAGACCCTTATGTGCCAAACGAAGGCAAGCGTGGAACTGGCCCAGAACTTACACCGGGGATGGTTATTGCAATAGAACCCATGCTTTCTTTGGGTTCACCACAAATATCACTACTAGAAGATGACTATACTCTTTCTACACAAGACGGATCCTTGTCGGCACATTTTGAACATACGGTTGTAGTGACAGACGATGGAGTAGAAGTACTAACGGAAGTCTAA